Genomic DNA from Chloroflexota bacterium:
CCCCCCGAGGCACTGCAATACCTGGAGCAGATGCGCACCGATCGGGAGCTGCTGCTTCGGGCGTTGGCTTCCACGATGCCCGGCCGGGCCCCGGACATCTTCTTCCAGTCGCTGGTGGACGACGCCCAAGGCCAGTCGCCGGCGGCCTTCACCGGGCCCGCCCTGGCGCTGGAACGATGGCAGGCGATCCACCGTCTGAAGGACCTCCACCTGCCCGTCCTCCTCATCTGGGGAGAACAGGACATCATCGTCGAGCGACAGGCGATCACGGAGACGCTCCTGGCCATCCCCGGCGCCAACCAGCTGGAAGTGCTACGCGGCGTGGGACACTCCCCCCACGTAGAGGCCCCGGAGACGTTCGTCCGGACGCTGATGGACTTCATCACCGAGGACTACGACGCGTACATGAATCCCCACACAGGGACGGAGTGACGAAGACGGGCCGGACCCAGAGATGACGGCGTGGGAGGAGCAA
This window encodes:
- a CDS encoding alpha/beta hydrolase, which codes for PPEALQYLEQMRTDRELLLRALASTMPGRAPDIFFQSLVDDAQGQSPAAFTGPALALERWQAIHRLKDLHLPVLLIWGEQDIIVERQAITETLLAIPGANQLEVLRGVGHSPHVEAPETFVRTLMDFITEDYDAYMNPHTGTE